Proteins encoded together in one Halalkaliarchaeum sp. AArc-CO window:
- a CDS encoding phosphoglycerol geranylgeranyltransferase has product MSAPWDGWDHVLKVDPDKDLVAGETFADVCRTGTDAIEIGGTRGITEEKMQRVIEACSRHDVPLYQEPSNPSVVIDSPALDGYLIPTVFNAEDSFWITGAHKEWVRIENGLDWDRTHTEAYVVLNPDSAVAEYTDADCDQAPEDVASFAAVAEKLFGQEIVYLEYSGTLGDPDVVSAAADALDTATLFYGGGIADYDDAYRMGKHADVVVVGDLLHEEGVDAVRDTVEGVKDAHAESTAVDATGPDAE; this is encoded by the coding sequence ATGAGTGCACCGTGGGACGGCTGGGACCACGTACTGAAAGTCGATCCCGACAAGGATCTTGTGGCGGGGGAGACGTTCGCGGACGTCTGTCGGACCGGCACCGACGCCATCGAGATCGGTGGTACGCGCGGGATAACCGAAGAGAAGATGCAGCGGGTAATCGAAGCGTGTTCCCGACACGACGTTCCGCTGTATCAGGAGCCGTCGAACCCGTCGGTGGTCATCGACTCGCCGGCACTGGACGGCTACCTGATCCCGACGGTGTTCAATGCAGAGGACAGCTTCTGGATCACCGGCGCCCACAAGGAGTGGGTCCGGATCGAAAACGGGCTCGATTGGGATCGCACCCACACCGAGGCGTACGTCGTCTTGAACCCCGACTCGGCAGTAGCTGAATACACCGACGCCGACTGCGACCAGGCCCCAGAAGACGTCGCCTCCTTCGCCGCAGTCGCCGAGAAACTGTTCGGTCAAGAGATCGTCTATCTCGAGTACTCCGGGACGCTCGGGGACCCCGACGTGGTGTCTGCGGCCGCTGACGCGCTCGATACTGCGACGCTGTTTTATGGGGGCGGAATCGCCGACTACGACGACGCCTACCGTATGGGGAAACACGCGGACGTCGTCGTCGTCGGGGATCTCCTCCACGAGGAAGGGGTCGATGCGGTGCGCGACACTGTCGAGGGCGTGAAAGACGCTCACGCGGAATCGACGGCCGTCGACGCGACGGGCCCGGACGCCGAGTGA
- the gdhB gene encoding glutamate dehydrogenase GdhB, with amino-acid sequence MSQKALMEATGEDSENETALETARRQLHEAAAHVDVDPGVIERLNHPTRVVEVSVPIKRDDGTVDVFTGYRAQHDDVRGPYKGGLRYHPDVTADECVGLAMWMTWKCAVMDIPFGGAKGGVVVNPKELSTREKERLTRRFAEEIRDEVGPHKDIAAPDMGTDGKTMAWFMDAYSMQEGETAPGVVTGKPPVIGGSHGREEAPGRSVAIIAREAIDYYDMDIRETSVAVQGYGSVGANAARLLDDWGATVVAVSDVNGGIYDPDGLDTRTVPSHEEEPEAVMRQDAPNTVTNEELLELDVDVVIPAAIGNVLSLENADRIQADVVVEGANGPTTSGADRVLEERGIPVIPDILANAGGVTVSYFEWLQDINRRKWSKERVYNELESEMLSAWDSVREEVEAGDVSWRDAAYVVALERIGAAKETRGLWP; translated from the coding sequence ATGTCTCAGAAAGCACTGATGGAAGCTACAGGTGAAGATTCAGAAAACGAAACTGCACTCGAAACCGCCAGACGTCAGCTGCACGAGGCGGCTGCCCACGTCGACGTCGATCCTGGCGTAATCGAGCGACTCAACCATCCGACCCGTGTCGTGGAGGTCTCGGTACCGATCAAACGAGACGACGGCACCGTCGACGTGTTTACGGGCTATCGTGCACAACACGACGACGTCCGCGGCCCGTACAAGGGTGGGCTCAGGTATCATCCCGACGTCACCGCCGACGAGTGTGTCGGACTGGCAATGTGGATGACCTGGAAGTGCGCCGTGATGGACATCCCGTTCGGCGGTGCGAAAGGTGGCGTGGTCGTGAACCCGAAGGAGCTGTCGACGCGCGAAAAGGAGCGACTCACCCGCCGATTCGCAGAAGAGATCCGCGACGAAGTCGGCCCTCACAAGGACATTGCCGCCCCCGACATGGGGACGGACGGCAAGACGATGGCGTGGTTCATGGACGCCTACAGTATGCAGGAAGGCGAGACTGCCCCCGGCGTCGTCACCGGAAAACCGCCCGTCATCGGCGGGAGCCACGGTCGGGAAGAGGCGCCGGGACGCAGCGTCGCGATTATCGCCCGGGAGGCGATAGACTACTACGACATGGACATCCGCGAGACCAGCGTCGCGGTTCAAGGGTACGGTAGCGTCGGAGCTAACGCCGCCCGGCTCCTCGACGACTGGGGCGCAACAGTCGTGGCTGTAAGCGACGTAAACGGGGGGATCTACGATCCCGACGGCCTCGACACCCGAACGGTGCCGTCACACGAAGAGGAACCGGAAGCGGTGATGCGTCAGGACGCGCCCAACACCGTCACGAACGAGGAACTGCTGGAACTGGACGTTGACGTGGTGATTCCGGCGGCAATCGGCAACGTACTCTCTCTCGAGAACGCCGACCGGATCCAGGCGGACGTCGTCGTCGAAGGGGCGAACGGTCCCACGACCTCCGGCGCGGATCGAGTGCTCGAAGAGCGGGGGATTCCGGTGATCCCGGACATACTCGCCAACGCCGGCGGAGTTACGGTGTCGTACTTCGAGTGGCTCCAGGACATCAACCGCCGGAAGTGGTCGAAAGAGCGCGTGTACAACGAGCTCGAGTCGGAGATGCTCTCGGCGTGGGATTCGGTCCGCGAGGAGGTCGAGGCCGGCGACGTGAGCTGGCGGGACGCAGCGTACGTCGTCGCGCTCGAACGGATCGGCGCCGCCAAAGAGACCCGGGGACTGTGGCCCTGA
- a CDS encoding rubrerythrin-like domain-containing protein: MCRDAAYDVDGRSEYECPNCGQTVTAASYPGDCPECAAPMRNRATPFE, from the coding sequence ATGTGTCGCGACGCAGCCTACGACGTCGACGGGCGCTCGGAGTACGAATGTCCGAACTGCGGCCAGACCGTCACCGCGGCGAGCTATCCGGGCGACTGTCCGGAGTGTGCAGCGCCGATGCGCAACCGAGCGACACCGTTCGAGTAA
- a CDS encoding bacterio-opsin activator domain-containing protein, which yields METGEGVVGSLFEDPDRFVAILDADGTVREINDAATGRLNASREHLEGKRFWALPWQGDVETRRRLQHAVTDAADGEYANVEATIAPRPNGGDPADAETKLEFRFQPIGDGSRSDGGRILVQGSLQAERERLERELRQSEQLHRVTLTNMTETILVTNDEGEFTYVCPNVHFIFGYTVEEIHEFGTIDALLGGDLFDRERLESEGVLTNLECTATDKDGDEHALLVNVRQVSIQGGTTLYSCRDITKRKQRETALTQLQETSRELLYAETKAEIATRVAKDATTALSNGGVALYRFDREENVLYPMAVSQPLLLAAGSLPDVSLDQETCISRAYVDGRRTTRSDVDKSDLPDSLLGTLSGVVAVPLDDHGVLLAAATGEAELADVDEEIAELLAATTEAAFDRLERETQLRERDETLKKRNRRLTEANRLNEIIREIDRILVNADSRAEIERGVCERLATSDRFTFVWIGEATARDRHLRPREWAGDGSGYLDDISLSVQEDMEIQEPTLQTARNRSTTVVPNVADVLQEADWCKQAVSRQFDSIMSVPLMYDDVLFGTLTVYDDEPDSFSDTVRSVFEELGATIGSAINDVQRKEALQSDTVFRLSYRLEDPASILSRLATALDCRLEVRSEVTRTDESTVVFVDVEGASPEAVAAEATELVSVRDCEVIRESGEGGLVSLTVDEPFVTSLLANHGATRRTLTATPEALDLVVDVPDAATSRSVDELLSTQFAEVELTARQKQLRSRDTDHDVGALLTARQEEVARVAYHSGFFEPNRNVSGREIADTLDISHTAFYNHVRRVQDKLFTSLFDSGDEYITVE from the coding sequence ATGGAAACGGGCGAGGGCGTCGTCGGTTCGCTGTTCGAGGATCCGGACCGGTTCGTCGCGATCCTCGACGCCGACGGGACCGTCCGCGAGATCAACGACGCCGCGACCGGCCGTCTGAACGCATCCCGGGAACACCTCGAGGGAAAGCGGTTCTGGGCGCTCCCGTGGCAGGGTGACGTCGAAACCCGAAGACGGCTCCAGCACGCGGTCACCGACGCGGCGGACGGCGAGTACGCGAACGTCGAGGCGACGATCGCACCCCGACCGAACGGCGGTGATCCTGCCGACGCCGAAACGAAACTCGAGTTCAGATTCCAGCCGATCGGTGACGGCTCCCGATCGGACGGCGGTCGTATTCTCGTCCAGGGCTCACTGCAGGCCGAACGCGAGCGTCTCGAACGGGAGCTTCGACAGTCCGAGCAGCTCCATCGAGTCACGCTCACGAACATGACGGAGACGATCCTCGTGACGAACGACGAAGGGGAGTTCACGTACGTCTGTCCGAACGTTCACTTCATCTTCGGTTACACCGTCGAGGAAATTCACGAGTTCGGAACGATCGATGCGCTCCTCGGCGGCGATCTCTTCGACCGGGAACGATTGGAGTCCGAGGGTGTGCTCACGAACCTCGAATGTACCGCGACCGACAAGGACGGCGACGAGCACGCACTGCTCGTGAACGTCCGGCAGGTGTCGATCCAGGGGGGAACGACGCTGTACAGCTGTCGGGATATAACCAAACGGAAACAGCGCGAGACCGCACTGACGCAGCTACAGGAGACGAGCCGAGAACTGCTGTACGCCGAGACGAAAGCCGAGATCGCGACCCGGGTGGCGAAGGACGCGACCACGGCGCTTTCGAACGGTGGCGTCGCTCTGTATCGGTTCGACAGGGAGGAAAACGTCCTGTACCCGATGGCAGTGTCACAGCCGCTCTTGCTGGCGGCCGGATCGCTTCCCGACGTGAGTCTCGACCAGGAGACCTGCATCAGCCGGGCGTACGTGGACGGCCGGAGGACTACGCGATCGGACGTGGACAAAAGCGACCTCCCGGACAGCCTGCTCGGGACCCTGTCGGGGGTCGTTGCCGTCCCACTGGATGATCACGGTGTTCTGCTGGCAGCCGCCACGGGGGAGGCAGAGCTCGCCGACGTCGACGAAGAGATCGCCGAGCTGCTTGCGGCCACGACGGAGGCGGCGTTCGATCGCCTGGAGCGGGAAACGCAGCTCCGAGAACGGGACGAAACACTCAAAAAGCGGAACCGCCGTCTGACGGAAGCGAACCGCCTCAACGAGATTATTCGGGAGATCGACCGGATCCTGGTCAACGCCGACTCCAGAGCCGAGATCGAACGCGGCGTCTGCGAGCGGCTGGCCACGAGCGACCGCTTCACCTTCGTGTGGATCGGGGAGGCAACCGCACGCGATCGTCACCTCCGTCCCCGAGAGTGGGCCGGCGACGGAAGCGGATATCTCGACGACATCTCGCTGTCCGTCCAGGAGGATATGGAGATCCAGGAACCGACACTCCAGACCGCACGGAACCGATCGACGACGGTTGTACCGAACGTCGCGGACGTTCTCCAGGAGGCCGACTGGTGCAAGCAGGCTGTGTCTCGGCAGTTCGACTCGATTATGTCGGTTCCGTTGATGTACGACGACGTATTGTTCGGGACGCTAACCGTCTACGACGACGAGCCGGACTCCTTTAGCGACACTGTTCGGTCGGTGTTCGAGGAGCTGGGAGCCACGATCGGCTCCGCCATCAACGACGTCCAGCGGAAGGAAGCGCTTCAAAGCGACACCGTCTTCAGGCTCTCTTACCGGCTCGAGGATCCGGCATCGATCCTCTCGCGGCTGGCGACGGCACTGGACTGTCGTCTGGAAGTCCGAAGCGAGGTGACCCGCACCGACGAGAGCACGGTGGTGTTCGTCGACGTCGAGGGGGCCAGCCCGGAGGCGGTCGCTGCGGAGGCCACCGAACTCGTTTCCGTCCGAGACTGTGAAGTGATTCGGGAGTCGGGGGAGGGAGGACTCGTCAGCCTGACGGTCGACGAGCCGTTCGTGACCTCGCTGCTGGCGAACCACGGTGCGACCCGCCGGACACTCACGGCCACGCCGGAAGCGCTCGATCTGGTCGTCGACGTCCCGGACGCGGCGACGTCGCGATCGGTGGACGAACTGCTCTCCACACAGTTTGCGGAGGTAGAACTGACCGCACGCCAAAAGCAGCTCCGGTCCAGAGACACCGACCACGACGTCGGCGCGCTGTTGACCGCGAGGCAGGAGGAGGTCGCCCGCGTGGCCTATCACAGCGGCTTCTTCGAACCGAACAGGAACGTCTCCGGCCGCGAGATCGCGGACACGCTGGACATCTCACACACCGCGTTTTACAACCACGTCCGTCGGGTCCAGGACAAACTGTTCACGTCGCTGTTCGACAGCGGGGACGAGTATATAACAGTTGAATAG
- a CDS encoding glutamate--tRNA ligase: MDETLKQRVRTEAKRHALFNALKHGNDPDVGAIMGPLMGENPDFRPHGDEIPGVVAGVVEEVAGLSETERRDRLAELAPEMIAELEADEEDDDNVLPELPDAEQGAVVMRAAPNPNGPWHLGHARMPAVIGTYKDRYDGEFICRFDDTDPETKRPDLDAYDAILEDIDYLGFEPDRVLKASDRLETYYEHARELIELGGAYTCDLPAEEFSELKNAGEPSPNRDKEPETVREEFEAMVDGEYASGEMVLRVKTDIEHKNPALRDWVAFRIIDTPHPRTEAADYRCWPMLDFQSGIDDHLTGVTHIIRGIDLQDSAKRQRFVYDYFGWEYPEVLHWGHVQLDEYEVKLSTSTIKELIDEGKLTGWDDPRAPTLASVRRRGIRGEAIVEAMIGLGMSTADVDLAMSTVYANNRELVDDEANRYFLVRDREGKPAVEVPVRRPAGVADSGSPAVGTPPLHPDHEDRGRREIPVGDAVLLESDDLPADGERTWLKGFGCVRYEAADADASAETGVFVPTGDDIDAVREEGVPVVHWVPADGGIDVRMRTPDGDVRGVAEPDFAAADVDEVIQFERVGFVRVDGSGDGESVVYYAHP; the protein is encoded by the coding sequence ATGGACGAAACTCTGAAACAGCGCGTTCGAACAGAGGCGAAACGACACGCCCTGTTTAACGCCCTCAAACACGGCAACGACCCGGACGTCGGAGCGATTATGGGGCCGCTCATGGGCGAGAATCCCGACTTCAGGCCACACGGCGACGAGATCCCCGGCGTCGTCGCCGGCGTCGTCGAGGAGGTCGCGGGGCTTTCCGAGACCGAACGACGGGATCGGCTGGCCGAACTCGCCCCCGAGATGATCGCGGAACTCGAGGCCGACGAAGAGGACGACGATAACGTTCTGCCGGAACTGCCCGACGCCGAGCAGGGTGCGGTCGTCATGCGCGCGGCGCCGAACCCCAACGGGCCGTGGCATCTCGGACACGCCCGCATGCCCGCCGTGATCGGCACGTACAAAGACCGGTACGACGGGGAGTTCATCTGCCGGTTCGACGACACCGACCCGGAGACGAAACGGCCGGATCTCGACGCCTACGACGCGATTCTCGAAGACATCGACTATCTCGGCTTCGAGCCGGATCGGGTACTCAAAGCCAGCGACCGCCTGGAGACGTACTACGAGCACGCACGAGAGCTGATCGAGCTCGGCGGGGCGTACACCTGTGACCTGCCCGCCGAGGAGTTCTCCGAGCTGAAAAACGCCGGCGAACCCTCACCCAACCGCGACAAAGAGCCCGAAACGGTGCGGGAAGAGTTCGAGGCAATGGTCGACGGGGAGTACGCATCCGGAGAGATGGTCCTTCGGGTCAAAACCGACATCGAACACAAGAACCCGGCCCTGCGCGACTGGGTCGCGTTCCGGATCATCGACACCCCCCACCCCCGAACGGAGGCGGCCGACTACCGGTGCTGGCCGATGCTCGATTTCCAGTCGGGGATCGACGACCATCTCACGGGCGTCACCCACATCATCCGCGGGATCGACCTCCAGGATTCGGCGAAGCGTCAACGGTTCGTGTACGACTACTTCGGGTGGGAGTACCCCGAGGTCCTCCACTGGGGACACGTCCAGCTCGACGAGTACGAGGTGAAGCTGTCGACCTCGACGATCAAGGAGCTGATCGACGAGGGGAAACTGACCGGCTGGGACGACCCGCGCGCGCCCACGCTCGCGTCGGTTCGGCGTCGAGGGATCCGCGGCGAGGCGATCGTGGAGGCGATGATCGGACTCGGAATGTCCACCGCCGACGTCGATCTCGCGATGTCGACGGTGTACGCGAACAATCGCGAACTCGTCGACGACGAAGCGAACCGTTACTTCCTGGTTCGAGATCGGGAGGGGAAACCCGCCGTCGAGGTTCCAGTGCGGAGACCTGCCGGTGTGGCCGATTCCGGGAGTCCAGCCGTCGGCACGCCACCGCTACATCCGGACCACGAGGACCGTGGTCGGCGGGAGATTCCAGTCGGGGATGCCGTGCTACTCGAAAGCGACGACCTTCCGGCCGACGGCGAGCGAACGTGGCTGAAGGGGTTCGGCTGCGTTCGCTACGAGGCTGCAGACGCCGACGCGAGTGCGGAAACGGGCGTGTTCGTCCCCACAGGCGACGACATCGACGCCGTCCGGGAAGAGGGCGTCCCCGTGGTCCACTGGGTTCCAGCCGACGGCGGAATCGACGTCCGAATGCGGACGCCCGACGGCGACGTCCGTGGCGTCGCGGAACCGGATTTCGCGGCAGCTGACGTCGACGAGGTGATCCAGTTCGAACGTGTCGGGTTCGTTCGTGTCGACGGGTCCGGTGACGGGGAGTCGGTCGTCTACTACGCACACCCCTGA
- a CDS encoding DUF456 domain-containing protein encodes MIEIALLVALVLLIAGVVGSVVPLVPSGLFSLAGVLVYWLFGTEPIGPLVLFSLVVVAVIATVVEQFGGAIAAKATGASNRTTVAAVLAGLVLFFVAGPVGIVIGIVAVVFLAELLEEAPPEIAFRRALYTLAGILASTGVQLLLTLSVLVGFVVFVVLF; translated from the coding sequence ATGATCGAGATCGCGCTCCTCGTGGCGCTCGTGCTGTTGATCGCGGGAGTGGTCGGCAGCGTCGTCCCGCTTGTCCCCTCGGGGCTGTTCTCCCTTGCGGGGGTGCTCGTCTACTGGCTGTTTGGCACCGAGCCGATCGGCCCGCTTGTTTTGTTCAGTCTCGTCGTCGTCGCCGTGATCGCGACTGTCGTCGAACAGTTCGGCGGCGCCATCGCGGCGAAGGCCACCGGCGCGTCGAACCGAACGACGGTCGCCGCCGTGCTCGCCGGACTCGTTTTGTTTTTCGTCGCCGGACCGGTCGGGATCGTGATCGGAATCGTCGCGGTGGTCTTTCTCGCGGAGTTGCTCGAGGAGGCCCCGCCGGAGATCGCGTTCCGGCGCGCGCTGTATACGCTGGCCGGAATTCTCGCCTCCACCGGCGTACAGTTGTTGCTCACGCTGTCGGTGCTCGTCGGGTTCGTCGTCTTCGTCGTTCTGTTTTGA
- the tmcA gene encoding tRNA(Met) cytidine acetyltransferase TmcA, translating to MSVTALARRLHLKATRANQRRLLVIAGDREAGFDAAFDAIDAVLGASRTENSDNGDDATVTVVSSRSGHRFERYAPERADELLGRTRSIVLLDCHEGFTPNVLGQVAGVVDGGGLFVLLTPPLADWSRRRDAFDESMAVPPFAVDDVGGRFRSRLVATLREHPGVGIVDVDAGGGDAIRIVREGTTDPPNAPKRRSPEPPPEATFPTPVYDRCLTRDQVRAVTAFQRLREPGNAVVLEADRGRGKSSAAGLAAGALASDGRDVLVTAPTRKHADELFARARTVTDELGDDPGATAGDVRFAVPADAVTLPGDPDVVFVDEAAALPVRTLERLLGAPAVGFCTTVHGYEGSGRGFSVRFRERLAESGLQVTELAMTEPIRYAPGDPVESWVFRALLLDASPAVEPAVADATPETCAYRELSPGELAADEHLLGEAFGLLVTAHYRTEPNDLARLLDAPNLSVHALLSDGHVASVALLAREGGLDEATRQRTYLGERIRGNMLPDVLTSQLRDPEASAPTGYRIARIATHHAVRSRGLGSRLLTELHERLGSRNGIEYLGVGYGATPELLRFWADNSYGTVHVSTTRNDSSGEYSALMLSPTGPDGRKLAARHAGYFRDRMRDLLSDALADLDPEVARLAIGACPADPETAAERLSERDWRVIASAAYGPGMYTAAPGAFRELATAGLLEPDLEGQSTDGDVRSLTPDEKRLLVRKVLQGAPAETLADELGYHSRGECLRALGRAYRPLVERFGGDAAREERSRYE from the coding sequence ATGAGCGTCACCGCACTCGCTCGCCGGCTGCACCTGAAGGCAACCCGGGCAAACCAGCGACGCCTCCTCGTGATCGCAGGCGACCGAGAGGCGGGATTCGACGCCGCATTCGACGCGATCGACGCCGTCCTTGGCGCCAGTCGGACGGAGAACTCCGACAACGGCGATGACGCGACCGTGACCGTCGTCTCCTCGCGATCCGGGCACCGTTTCGAACGTTACGCGCCGGAACGCGCCGACGAGCTGCTGGGACGGACTCGATCGATCGTTCTGCTTGACTGTCACGAAGGGTTCACCCCGAACGTGCTCGGACAGGTCGCGGGGGTCGTCGACGGCGGCGGGCTGTTCGTCCTGTTGACCCCGCCGCTTGCAGACTGGTCCCGTCGCAGGGACGCGTTCGACGAATCGATGGCCGTCCCCCCGTTCGCGGTCGACGACGTCGGTGGACGGTTCCGGTCCCGGCTCGTCGCTACCCTGCGCGAGCATCCGGGAGTCGGGATCGTCGACGTCGACGCGGGTGGCGGCGACGCGATTCGGATCGTCCGCGAGGGAACGACCGATCCACCGAACGCACCGAAACGCCGGTCGCCGGAGCCCCCTCCGGAAGCGACGTTTCCGACCCCGGTGTACGACCGGTGTCTGACCCGCGATCAGGTACGGGCAGTCACGGCGTTCCAGCGACTCCGCGAACCCGGAAACGCGGTCGTGCTGGAGGCCGACCGCGGGCGGGGAAAATCCAGCGCAGCCGGGCTGGCCGCCGGTGCGCTCGCGTCCGACGGCCGCGACGTCCTGGTCACGGCACCCACCAGGAAACACGCCGACGAACTGTTCGCCCGGGCCCGGACGGTCACCGACGAACTGGGAGACGATCCGGGAGCCACCGCGGGCGACGTCCGGTTTGCGGTTCCCGCCGACGCGGTCACGTTGCCCGGCGATCCGGACGTCGTGTTCGTCGACGAGGCGGCCGCACTCCCGGTCCGCACGCTGGAACGGCTGCTCGGGGCGCCCGCAGTCGGATTCTGCACCACCGTCCACGGCTACGAGGGATCTGGCCGGGGGTTCTCCGTGCGGTTCCGCGAGCGCTTGGCCGAATCCGGCCTCCAGGTCACGGAGCTTGCGATGACGGAGCCGATCCGGTACGCCCCCGGCGATCCCGTCGAGTCGTGGGTGTTCCGGGCGCTGCTGCTCGACGCGAGCCCGGCGGTAGAGCCGGCCGTGGCGGACGCCACCCCCGAAACGTGCGCCTATCGGGAGCTATCTCCCGGAGAGCTCGCCGCCGACGAGCACCTCCTCGGGGAGGCGTTCGGGCTACTCGTGACCGCCCACTACCGGACGGAGCCGAACGACCTCGCGCGACTGCTGGACGCGCCGAACCTCTCAGTGCACGCGCTTTTGTCGGACGGGCACGTGGCGTCGGTGGCGCTTCTCGCCCGGGAGGGCGGCCTCGATGAGGCGACCCGGCAGCGGACCTATCTGGGCGAACGGATCCGGGGCAACATGCTTCCGGACGTGTTGACGAGCCAGCTCCGCGATCCTGAGGCGAGTGCCCCGACGGGCTACCGGATCGCCCGGATCGCGACCCACCACGCCGTGCGATCCCGTGGACTCGGCTCCAGGCTGCTAACGGAACTGCACGAGCGGCTCGGCTCCCGTAACGGGATCGAGTATCTCGGGGTCGGTTACGGTGCGACGCCGGAACTGCTCCGCTTCTGGGCGGACAACAGCTACGGTACCGTCCACGTCTCGACCACCAGGAACGATTCGAGTGGGGAGTACTCCGCGCTCATGCTTTCCCCGACCGGGCCCGACGGACGGAAACTTGCGGCTCGTCACGCCGGCTACTTCCGGGATCGAATGCGTGATCTCCTCTCGGACGCGCTCGCGGATCTCGACCCCGAGGTCGCCCGACTCGCGATCGGTGCCTGCCCCGCGGATCCGGAGACAGCCGCCGAGCGTCTCTCCGAGCGGGACTGGCGGGTCATCGCGAGCGCCGCCTACGGGCCGGGGATGTACACCGCCGCGCCGGGGGCGTTCCGGGAGCTCGCGACGGCGGGACTGCTGGAACCCGACCTCGAGGGACAGTCGACGGACGGTGACGTCCGGAGCCTCACCCCCGACGAAAAGCGACTGCTGGTTCGGAAGGTGCTCCAGGGGGCACCGGCCGAAACGCTCGCAGACGAACTGGGCTACCACTCCCGGGGGGAGTGCTTGCGCGCGCTCGGACGGGCGTATCGACCACTCGTCGAACGCTTCGGTGGAGACGCCGCCCGCGAGGAACGGAGCCGGTACGAATGA
- a CDS encoding dodecin: MVYKKITLIGKSDESFDAAADDAIDRAKATLDNVYWAEVKEFGVEIASVEDRQYQAEVEVAFELED; the protein is encoded by the coding sequence ATGGTTTACAAGAAGATCACGCTGATCGGGAAAAGCGACGAAAGCTTCGACGCCGCCGCGGACGACGCCATCGATCGGGCGAAGGCAACGCTGGACAACGTCTACTGGGCAGAAGTAAAAGAGTTCGGCGTCGAGATAGCCAGCGTCGAGGACAGGCAGTACCAGGCTGAAGTCGAAGTCGCGTTCGAACTGGAAGACTGA
- a CDS encoding universal stress protein: protein MTLVVVPVRYPLSEHSRVTLEHAIGVADEHDATLTVLHVNLFQESRKVTRTDLKRAVQREFGRLPNARYVVRGGFLLEETILEEVAAEGADIVVIGAKQAGRWRRMFRNLLSDPDIDEYLREQLDATVVTVDF from the coding sequence ATGACGCTCGTCGTGGTCCCTGTCAGATATCCGCTCTCTGAACACTCGAGAGTCACGCTGGAACACGCGATCGGCGTGGCCGACGAACACGACGCGACGTTGACTGTTCTCCACGTCAACCTGTTTCAGGAATCGCGGAAAGTGACCCGGACCGACCTCAAACGCGCCGTCCAACGGGAGTTCGGGCGGCTACCGAACGCGAGATACGTCGTCCGCGGGGGGTTCCTCCTCGAGGAGACGATCCTCGAGGAGGTCGCCGCCGAAGGGGCCGACATCGTGGTGATCGGGGCGAAACAGGCGGGCCGCTGGCGACGGATGTTCCGCAACCTCCTTTCGGATCCCGACATCGACGAGTACCTCCGCGAGCAGCTCGACGCGACCGTGGTTACTGTCGACTTTTAA